GTACGGGTCGATCACGCCGGTCTCCGGCGAGTCGCCGATCGGGCAGCCGCCGAGGAAGTGGGCGGTGAGCGGGGTGCCCATCAGCTCGCCGACGTTGGAGCCGGCGAAGCCGTTGATGTCGGCGGCGATCGCGGTCGCGGCCTCCGAAGCGGCCTTGATCTGCTTGGGGTTGGGCGCCCCGTGGCCCTGACGCGCGGTCAGCAGGCCCTTGCCCACGCCGTCCGGCTTCAGATACGTCGTCAGCGAGTTGTCCAGCGACTGCATCACCAGGCCGATGATGGTCCGCTCCGACCAGCGGCGGTTGGACAGGGAACGCAGCATCATCATCGGGTGCCGGACGGCGTTCGCCAGCCAGCCCGCGACCCGCGAGGAGCCCTCGGCGTAGGGGACCTGGAGGATCGACAGGCCGCCCATCGAGTTGGAGCCCTTGCCGTAGCGGACCGGCTCGATGTGGGTGTTCTCGTCGGGGTGGATCGAGGACGTGATGGCGACACCGCGGGTGAAGTCGACCTTCGCCTCGCCCGTGGCCCTGCGGTAGCGCCGGTTGTCGGTCTGCGCGCCGACGAGGGCCTCGGAGTTGGTGCGGGTCAGCTCACCCAGCTTCGCGGAGAGGTACGGCAGTTGCCCGCCGGCCTTCATCCGGTGCAGCAGGGTCTGGGTGCCGTACGTCCCGGCCGCGAGGACCACCCGGCGGGCCTTGAACAGCCTGCCCTGGCCCTTCTTCTTCCCGTCCGTCGGCAGCGTAGCCACCGCGTACCCGCCCTGCGAGTCGTCGGTGACGGAGACGACCGTCGTCATGGGGTGGACGACCGCGCCCGCCTTCTCGGCGAGGTAGAGGTAGTTCTCGTTCAGGGTGTTCTTCGCGCCGTGCCGGCAGCCGGTCATGCACTCACCGCACTCGGTGCACGCCTTGCGCGAGGGGCCCGCCCCGCCGAAGTACGGGTCGGCGACCTCCTGGCCCGGGGTGACCCTGGCCTCGCCCTCGGCGTCCTCGCCGTCGCCGAAGAACACGCCGACCGGTGCCATGTGGAAGCTGTCGCCGACGCCCATCCGCTCGGCCGCGGCCTTCAGATGCACGTCGGACGGGGTCATCGTCGGGTTGAGCCGTACGCCGAGCATGCGCCGGGCCTGGTCGTAGTACGGCTTCAGCTCGTCCTGCCAGTCGGTGATGTCACGCCACTGCGGGTCGTCGAAGAAGGGCTTCGGCGGTACGTAGAGGGTGTTGGCGTAGTTGAGGGAGCCGCCGCCGACGCCGGCGCCCGCAAGCACCATGACGTTGCCCAGCAGGTGGATGCGCTGGATGCCGAACATGTTGAGCCTGGGGGCCCAGAGGTAGTTCTTCAGGTCCCAGGAGTTCTTCGGCAGGCTCTCGCGGGTCCAGCGGCGGCCGGCTTCCAGTACGCCTACGCGGTAGCCCTTCTCGGTGAGGCGAAGGGCGGTTACCGAGCCGCCGAAGCCGGAGCCGACGACCAGTACGTCGTAATCGTAGGTGTCCTGAGGCACGTGTGCTCCTCGTTGAGTGTCCGTGCGGGTTCTCTGTGGCTGGTCGCGCGGTTCCTGAAAGCCTCTACTTGAACCGGAACGCCTTCATCAGGCGCAGGCTCCGGCTCATGAACTGCGCGTACTTCTCGTCGTCCATGCCCAGCGACGGCGCCATCGGCAGCAGCCGCTGCTGGGCGACCGTCTGGGCCTCCGTGTACTTGAGGATGCCCTCGGAGCCGTGGCGGCGGCCGAGGCCGGAGTCCTTCATGCCGCCCATGGGCGACTGGACGCTGCCGTACGCGGGGGCGTAGCCCTCGTTGACGTTCACCGTGCCGGTGCGCAGGCGGGCGGCGACCGCGCGGCCACGGCCGCCGTCCTTCGTCCAGACCGAGGAGTTGAGGCCGTACGGCGTGGAGTTGGCGTGCTCGACCGCCTCGTCCTCGGTCTTGAAGCGGTAGATGGAGACGACCGGGCCGAAGGTCTCCTCGGAGCAGACGGTCATGTCCGGTACGACGCCGTCGAGGATCGTCGGCTCGAAGAAGTACGGGCCGATGTCCGGGCGGGCCGCGCCGCCCGCGACGAGGGTGGCGCCCTTGGCGACGGCCTCCTCCACGTGCCGGGTGACCGTCTCCAGCTGGCGCTCGCCGACCAGGGAGCCCATGTCGGCGCCGTAGGCGAGGGACGTACCGAGCCGCATGGCCTTGGTGCGGGCGGCGAAGCGCTCCACGAAGGCGTCGGCGATCGACTCGTGGACGTACAACCGCTCGATGGAGATGCACAGTTGGCCGGCGGAGGAGAAGCAGGCGCGGACGGCGCCCGCGGCGGCCTTCTCGATGTCGGCGTCCTCCAGCACCAGCATGGCGTTCTTGCCGCCGAGTTCGAGGGAGACGCCGACCAGCCGGGCTGCGGCGCCCTGGGCGACCTGGCGGCCGGTGCGGGTGGAGCCGGTGAAGGAGACGTAGTCGGCGTGCCTGACGACCTCGGGGCCGACGACCGGGCCCTCGCCGAGGACGACCTGGAAGACGTCGGCGGGCAGCCCGGCCTCTATGAGCAGGTCGCGGGCC
The DNA window shown above is from Streptomyces chartreusis and carries:
- a CDS encoding GMC oxidoreductase; the encoded protein is MPQDTYDYDVLVVGSGFGGSVTALRLTEKGYRVGVLEAGRRWTRESLPKNSWDLKNYLWAPRLNMFGIQRIHLLGNVMVLAGAGVGGGSLNYANTLYVPPKPFFDDPQWRDITDWQDELKPYYDQARRMLGVRLNPTMTPSDVHLKAAAERMGVGDSFHMAPVGVFFGDGEDAEGEARVTPGQEVADPYFGGAGPSRKACTECGECMTGCRHGAKNTLNENYLYLAEKAGAVVHPMTTVVSVTDDSQGGYAVATLPTDGKKKGQGRLFKARRVVLAAGTYGTQTLLHRMKAGGQLPYLSAKLGELTRTNSEALVGAQTDNRRYRRATGEAKVDFTRGVAITSSIHPDENTHIEPVRYGKGSNSMGGLSILQVPYAEGSSRVAGWLANAVRHPMMMLRSLSNRRWSERTIIGLVMQSLDNSLTTYLKPDGVGKGLLTARQGHGAPNPKQIKAASEAATAIAADINGFAGSNVGELMGTPLTAHFLGGCPIGDSPETGVIDPYHRLYGHPGISVVDGAAVSANLGVNPSLTITAQAERAMSYWPNNGEADQRPAQGAAYERLNPVEPKSPAVPAEAFGALKLPFLGIPAVPPKK
- a CDS encoding succinic semialdehyde dehydrogenase, which encodes MTDAQAPAKTGTNPLAPAPQGARTAADVVTPELVAQLTKGVVGSGRTANHTPFTGEKLADLPESTPEDVERAFEAARKAQAVWAQVPVRQRAAVLLRFHDLVLERQAEVLDLIQLETGKARLHAHEEVQAVAVAARHYGRKAPAYLKPKRHAGAVPTLTRVTELRHPRGVVGQIAPWNYPLELSVGDALPAFVAGNAVVMKPDTETCLTALWARDLLIEAGLPADVFQVVLGEGPVVGPEVVRHADYVSFTGSTRTGRQVAQGAAARLVGVSLELGGKNAMLVLEDADIEKAAAGAVRACFSSAGQLCISIERLYVHESIADAFVERFAARTKAMRLGTSLAYGADMGSLVGERQLETVTRHVEEAVAKGATLVAGGAARPDIGPYFFEPTILDGVVPDMTVCSEETFGPVVSIYRFKTEDEAVEHANSTPYGLNSSVWTKDGGRGRAVAARLRTGTVNVNEGYAPAYGSVQSPMGGMKDSGLGRRHGSEGILKYTEAQTVAQQRLLPMAPSLGMDDEKYAQFMSRSLRLMKAFRFK